ATAAAGTCCTCATTTACGTTAGCATCGTCAGTAGTAACATAGAGAAAAGTTGCAATAATCGTTGCAAACTTGTACATAACACAAGCGTTCGATTTCAATGCGATTTTGCAAAATACATGCAGCAAACGCATTCGGTGTGCACAAGTCTAAGTATGTAAAGCTCCTATGTGCCCATATGTATACTACATAAGAGAAAGGAAGGGAAAATTATTACGAgcatgataatataaataacccCTACGCGCATTGGTCATGACTATAGTTCTCAATGTTTGTACGCGCATTGGTCATGACTCAATGTTTGAAAATGCATGGAAACTGTCAGGAAATAGTCTAGACTTTGATTCTCAGGAATTTTCTTCATATGTTTCCCGTGAAATTTTCGAAGAGAATTTCTCTTGAAAATCTGTATGAAGATTATTCTAACTCTCTGGTAtcatttatcaatataaataataaataaatatacataaatatatatataatacagatAACACAGATTatgttagccccaaagtacctatgtaatataaatgaagTGTTTGCCCCATAGTGGTGACTCCATATTGGTGCTCCCACAGAGTAAATCGTAGTATCGTCAAAAACAACATAACATGAAGTTGactttatcataaaatacctCATGTGAACACAAAGATTAGACGATAACTGCGGATTCGTAACTTATTCATACGCCActgaaatgtaaataagtaagatatagttatttaatctTCGTATTGTATGATTCATTTATATCggataactttatttatataactaatggctcgtcccggcttcgctcgggtaaaaacataataaattatatactcaAACTTTCCATAGGAATCGCTATCTATTAGCAGAAACTGCTTGAAAATCCGTGCtctagttttttagtttatcgcgaatagagaGACAGACTGGAAATTAATTGTGATGCTGATTCAACCTCCAGGTTGCTAAATAatgtagaataataaaatatatataaagttattcaaatgcttttattttaattattctcaTGATTAGTTAACATTTCAGCTGGTGAAAATCAAAACCTAGTATCCAActcattgtttttatgtagttactttttttatctagcctgttgatgtgtcccactgctggacaaagaCCTCCTCTTCCTTTTTCCACAAATCTCTGTCTATTAAAACAATTGACTATTCCGCATATCACAATCCACACTTAAGTATttgcaaattatataattataaacttcGTCATAACATATTTGGTTTCTGTCATTCAAGAACGATAAATTATGAcgtagttatatataaattatgaccAGAAGAAAAGGGACAGAGCGCTTAAAGCTCTCTTTAACTATGTGCCCCATAGATTTAAAAAGGGCCGTGCGCGGGGGTGTGCCCAATTTTACAAGGCCCAATCTGCCGTTTTGTATGAGGTGGGCCGAGAAATTTGTATGGAAACCTTTTATGTTATTTGGGTACTTTAGAcctttattgttttcatagTCTTTGAACTGTAggtacagttaacagcacatcaagttaccctgaaAGAACCCCTATGGCGGCGCGGTAATTGCGGCAAGTTTgaaatgaatttgtgtaggttgatgctgttgactgtacaacacagggctacaatattttttacaggaACATAATACTATTCTTgtgtgatatatattttttagttctaTCGCCAGTTTATTGAATTGTTCCCCCTGAATATTCGTCAGCATTATTTAATGGCAAGCCGTTAAATAAACCCGCTAAGATTTGTTCTGAATTGTGcattacaaaaaacaaaaatggatgatcaactttgacgtcatTATAGCCGAAATGGACGTGAGctgaaaagaagaaataataaatcaattaatttatctattgaAATATGGGTTTCAGGTTCAGATTGTCACTGAAAATCTAGTGGTACACTTTTTtagcatatttaatgtacattAGTAGTTACATTtgtagttaatattataattttgttcattttctgtgatttataattgtatgctataaataaatttatttctatttctattttaggGCCAATGAAAATTAGTCTTACGATCTTGGTTGTCTGTTTTAATTGCTTTTTCATCCACCACGATCTTAGCGGCATGGACACTATTTGTGACATGCACCCTGTCATTATGAACCACTTTGgtcaaaatattgttgttttcgtcgaatatttcttttaagcCGATCTGCGGAGACAAATATATActcgattttaataatatagaaaataaaatcggAGGATGGTaacttgaaatttatttttttctgaaatccTGAAACCTGAAGTTTTTtaagaccgattttgatgacatttggtatgcatgtggTATGCATGCaggttcaaatatttttttccaaaaatcatcCCCAAAAGTATCTATgatgggggtgaaagtttgtatgaaaatcatctgttccgctttcgaaGATAAATtgacgcaggcgaagccgcgatcAAGAgctagtagaaaataaattcaaaagccCAATTCGCCGGGTTTTTTTATCGTTggttatgaaataaaagagattgATTAATTTGTGTCAGTGACGCTAGTGTGCTGTTAGATAGCCTTAAGAGCCATGTCCCATTGATCAGTCGTTAGTTGCGACGGCGCAGCATGTTttagctccgttgttttctataggttttgacaccGACGTGCGTTGACGCAAACTTCATGCAATTTCTGCGTTGCCTGTCGGCGGACGTTAAAATGACGGAGCGCAACTGAGCAATAGCACACGAGCTtttcaataaaagcttgttctATAAAAAACCAttacctttttatatattttattcaagtctaaTTGAGTGGTGACATTAAATCTCGGAATGGTAAGGCGCAGTTGCGTTTTATCAACAGATGCCCACATCTTGTTCCAAACATCTGGGTTCTTCAAGGTTGTCTTCATGATGTCTTCTAAGATGTCATTGTTATTCCCAAGCGGCAGTATAATGACAAATGTCATTTTGTAGCCAGAATATGGCATCGctattatctaaaataattatttggtcAAATAAACACGTTTAGTAGCGTGGTAACACACCTATTGCGATGTTCCACAGATTAAGTTATATGTTGTTCGATTTTCAACTACCTTATCTCacttacgtggaattaaacacacataacaacattagtaatggagtggtttgccattgccttctccatttcacatacaagttaataatcaaccagcgtgcaggtttcctcacgatgttttccttcaccggaagcaagtggtggtcgatgaaaacgaCAATACATGAGTaggattggtatacaaactcctgtggcacgagtaggaatcgaacctgggacctttcgatccactgGCGGGCGTCTTGACTATTACACCACAACCGCTTctatacctaataaaaatatacctaattacttCCAAAAAGTACTACCTTTACCCGTGGAACTCTCTCTTTCACCTGAACGTTTCTTCCTAGGCTTTTGAGCGTTGCCAGCCCAGGTCCGTATTCcatcttttttttcttcttttgtaaAGAGTACCAGACTGAATACGCTGTCTGATAAACTTTTTTCTCAGTAGTTCCATAGACTTTTtctatctgtgtgatttgtcctaatatatttatattatttatattttttttatacaaaaaatctcACTTGTCAGATGATCCACAAAAGAGATATCTAAAtttgatagattttttaaaatcaaatttctaATACTAACCTTTACTCCATATATACGAGATGTACCATACAGAAAGCTGGATTTAAAGGTCATCATATCCATTACTATGTCTTGACCTGGAGCTTTAAAAATGTCTTGATTAATTGAATCGACTGGATGTTCCCAAAAACCCTGCAAATAAAGATCTCTTTAGCCAACTCATCCCACTCGAACTTATCCCGCGAGATGGGTATATATCATGAGTTGATTGGGGCTGTAtcgagtctgaaacggttctccgacagttgcttcgtctacgatcgtttcgtcgacagaatgtttcgacatcgggcgattgaacgacagaacccttcatctacgaacgattcgccgacagaatagaAGAGACATTCTACATCTAGTAGGACATCTAGTATCTGATACAGATAATCTTATTATCTCAGTGactaacattttcaaaatcggtttatcgGCTAGCTGTTTTACTTGTGAAGGATTAATTCAAAAGACCTTAAAATTTTCCCTTGATTATAAACATTTCGGGCTCGATTGTGTAGTAAAGTGAAAGTATAAAACACTCACATGAAAATATAGAGCATTAGTTATAAAAAGAGATGTCGTTGGATATATTATCTTGTTAAGATCTACCAGtccatttatttctttttgtgtttgttgGCTCACCTGTAAACGAAGAACATACTCTAAGATATCCTGACCGCTGTAATTTTTTGATTCTTCGGAAAAGTTAAAAGCATAGTATTTcgatattgacgacctcggtggcgtagtggctaaagtgcttgcctctgaaccgagaggttcgatccccggtcgggtcatgacatgatggaaaatgatctttttctgattggcccgggtcttggatattttctgtatatgtatttgttataaaatatagaattagtGTATCGAACAagtatcgaacttactttgggtccTAATTCAATCTGTGTCTAtatgtcctgatatatttatttatatatgaatgGAATTTATCTCAAACAAACCGATGTGAGCACTTTTTCGACAAGAGATAGATGTATTAGTGATCTCCTACGCTcgatttacaattaaataatcgTAATCAATTGATTATAGAGGttcatttttaagaaaaagagATTACAATTTAGGTTAAAGAAAgtgaataattataaaaataaaaattcagtcGTTAATGCTACAAGATCTCTCcgatgaaaataaaagcttgtggcaaaaatgacatttttgtactgtatttaagtacttaacattaacattacgtaggtacctaacatTTCGTCTCTGTGCTGAAATCATTGCTTACccattgattaattatttctgtTGCTTCTTCggtgttattaaaatgtatcgtCCTGTAGCCAGCGCCGGATATTGCCATGACATGCTCAAAAAACAATGGATACATAGTGTATTTTACAGAAACGAATATTGTGCTTGATATGATAAGTTGAACATTGTCCTTGGCACCTTCCAGTTCCCGTTTTAAGTCGTACATGGTTTTAATAACCTATTGACAGATacaaattatagaaaactacctgcgccccgggacttcactcccgtgggaatttcgagataaaaaagATACCGTTGTGTTTAGTAGTGtaagtatgtgttattctaggttatatccTACCAGTGTAGATTTGATTtgatccagtagattttgtatgaaagagtaacaaacatacatacatcctcacaaactttcacatttataatatttgtaggacTAGTAAGATTAACCGAGCGAATGAAGCGAGGTCCCCGTTTCAGCTTgtccaaaaatgttttggtaGGTATGTCAGTGTGTTCTTTAGAGATCGCGTTTCTCAACGGATTCCCATGGAATTTTGGGAGAATGTTCAATAAACATATGATAAAAGATTGTTGacccattttttttttaaattttataaagtagCAGTCGTAACGAAATTGGTTACTGTCAAGAGAGTAATGGGGGCTTACTATCATCGTCTCATGATCTAGTTTAGGGCCTAAACTTATCTGCACCTATCGCTAATTCGAACCATCGACTCaaattttagtatgaatgcaaTTCATTCCAGGTTTCTAAATTGAACTATGGCATtagaatcgttctgtaaaagtttatGGTGGGCCTGTTGCTGTGGTGCTGTTCTGTGCATTCAAACACAAGCAGTGCTGTACTGTTCACCGTTCTACTTCTGCCTCACTATTATGCCCTCGTGTGAAATAGGCTTAATGCTCGCAAGAGTGTTCCGCTCGGAGCGAAGCTATCACGAATAACTTGATTAGTCCGTTATTTAACTAGGTaacaaaatactataaaatatttaaagcacAAAAATATCGAGCCCAGTTAAAAAGTGCTACTAAACaaaatgtagttatttatatatttataataataaaataattcaccTTTGAACGTCTGCATCCGATGGCATTTTTCAGCTCTTCATAATTGCGACTGCTAGATCCCATTAACAGTTCCGCCAAAGGTATAATAGCAATGTAGGGGGaacatactatatttttatttgatccCGTCACAACATgctacaaa
This sequence is a window from Plodia interpunctella isolate USDA-ARS_2022_Savannah chromosome 6, ilPloInte3.2, whole genome shotgun sequence. Protein-coding genes within it:
- the LOC128671080 gene encoding serine protease inhibitor 3/4-like produces the protein MFAAKLIKEVLLVTALILSASSKNNKPMKTIFNSRSIESKGVEDSPPPAPHNVLHMNLNGDVRRYMFNHVVTGSNKNIVCSPYIAIIPLAELLMGSSSRNYEELKNAIGCRRSKVIKTMYDLKRELEGAKDNVQLIISSTIFVSVKYTMYPLFFEHVMAISGAGYRTIHFNNTEEATEIINQWVSQQTQKEINGLVDLNKIIYPTTSLFITNALYFHGFWEHPVDSINQDIFKAPGQDIVMDMMTFKSSFLYGTSRIYGVKIIAMPYSGYKMTFVIILPLGNNNDILEDIMKTTLKNPDVWNKMWASVDKTQLRLTIPRFNVTTQLDLNKIYKKIGLKEIFDENNNILTKVVHNDRVHVTNSVHAAKIVVDEKAIKTDNQDPHVHFGYNDVKVDHPFLFFVMHNSEQILAGLFNGLPLNNADEYSGGTIQ